The Chrysiogenes arsenatis DSM 11915 genome segment AGTGCGCCAAGTCCGCTCGCCATCGAAGGCTTCGCTTCGCCCTGCGGGATCAGCACGGTGCTCGTGCGGTACACATTGGGCAATGTCATGGCGTAAAAAATCGTGACAATCGTAATCACGCTGCTCAGAATGACAATAAACCACTTATTTTTCCAAATCGTATCCCAGAGTTCACGCAGATCTATCTCGTCTTCTGCCAGCGGCGATAAGGGAGCTGACGCGTTAGGAATCTGGCTCATTACAGTGCTCCCAATGTCTTCAGCGATGCCGCCGTGACCGCAAGTTGATAGATAATCTGCGTCACATCTTTCCAGATAGAGATGCCACTTGTCGTCCGAATTTCTGGTAGAACAACTATGCTCGTCCCTTTTTCAATGCCGGATTTGCGCGATGTCAGCCACCAGCCGCCCGCAGCAAGGCTATCGCCATTGCTGGCAGAGCCGTCAGGGCGAATCACAATAACATTTTTGGTGTCTGCGGTGGGACCAAACCCGCCAGCAAGGGCGAGGTAACCGTCAAGATCAATATCAGGTCGCCAAACAATAGTGGTGGGGTTCAGCACCTCGCCCATAATGGAAACCGTGTCAGTAAACGAGGGAATATGCAGCGTGTCTTTATCTTTCAATGCAATATTGTAGGGTGAGTTTTTCAACGATTCTAGATCCTGAGGGATGTCCATCGCAACGCGACCAATTGGCGTAAACTCTTGCGCCTGACGGTCAATTTGATCAACGTACTGCAGAATGCGTTGTTTATCTTCGGCACGCTCACCCACTTGCGCGGCTTCAAGACTTTGCACCGTTAACTGTTGCTTAATGCGCGCCATTGATTCGCGCATTTGCCGGATCTGCTGTTCACGAACCTCCTCACGAGCAAAAACCGCACCACGCACGAAAGCCTTCTCGGTAAAGCCACCAGCACGCGTCAATATTGATGCCAAGGTTTCGCCATCCTCTATCGTATATTCGCCAGGATATTTGACCTGCCCCGAAAGCGTAACCGTTTTACGATCAAACCAGTTGGGAATGCGGAAGATGTGGACCTCATCATAGGCACTTAAAACAGTATGAGAAGTCTCCGCATACGTAATATTATCGACGATTTTTTGGCGACCTTGCGCCGTGATCACATGGCGCACCAGTTCAATCTTTAACGGATCCGCTTTTTCGGTGATGCCGCCCGCGACTTGGATAAGGTCATGCAATGAACTTTCCGACGTAATCGGGTATGTTCCGGGGTCGCGCACTTCACCGAACACAGAAGCGGTTGCAATAGGCACACGATCGAAGAAATTATAAAACGTCACTTCATCATACGGCTGCAAGATAAAGTCAGGCTCATTCTCCATGTCGACCACTCGCACCGATGGTTCGGTGCCATTTTCCCCGTAAGAAAGTACTTGCACTCGCTGACGGTCGACCGACAGTTTCGTTTCGAATATCTGTTCCGTATCTCGCAGGGAAATTTGTTGCAGCCGAGAAGTCATTTTCGCATCAGTCAAGCTCGCGTCGTCAGCATCCTGCTTTGTGAACGCCTTTTCGGTAATGCTGGCGTGCTTGATTCCCGCAGCGTTCAGAGCATCTGCCAGACCCATTCCCGATACAAACCGTACTTTTCCCGGGCGACTCACTACTTTACCGCGGACAAACACATACGGCTCTTCGTGAATGGCAGTTTGGTTAAATACGTACACCTCGTCACGATGTTTCAGCGCAATATCGTGCGCGGCATCACCTTGCAATGCTAAAGCAAGGTTGACCCGCAAAAGCGATTCGCGATGCATATCGTCAAGCCGCTTTACAATCAAGTAATCCATGTACGTTGACGGAAGAAAAGTTCCCTCATGTCCGGAGCGCTGGATTTCCTGACGGAACAGTGCGCCTAACGTCGATCCCTGTGGAATTTCGCGCAGGCCAGGGCGCACCACGTTTCCGGCCAGCGTTACCCCAAGAATATTCCCCGTATCGACGGGGTAGACATACAACTGGTCGCCGTCAAGCAGGCGAGTTGATGTATCCTTTGGCCAGTCGATAGTCCTAACAGCCAAACGTTCCGCCTGTTGATCGACACGACGAAGCTCAATGCCACGCTGCGAGGCACCAGCCAGGAAACCACCCGCCAACGCAATAAGCTCGTCTAACTCTTCGCCAGATTTTAGCTCAAACACTGCCCGATGCTTTACCATCCCCGCCACGCTTACCAAGCGGTGCGCCGACGGCACAAATACCACATCGCCACTTTGCAGTAAAAACTCCGATCCGCTCGCTCCTTTGCGAATCAGATCATATAAGTCAACCGTATGTACTACCTTGCCACCGCGCCGTATGCTGATCGCACGCAGGGAGCCATACTCGCTGACCCCTTGGGCGGACAAAATCGCTTCCTTCACCGTGGAAAGCGAAAGAAGATTGTAGGCACCCGGTGCCGTTACTTCGCCTGTCACCGTCACCTGAATCGAAGAAAAACGTTCCATGGTCAACG includes the following:
- a CDS encoding SLBB domain-containing protein, which codes for MRFLVMFFSLCVFVFVSTSSAWALSAADQQRALEMISQNPALLNAPEVQRMLANQGANTASSAQTPATAIKAESSQRDRQGAGAPETLLSSQATLDALMLQQELDSAEKVKKLATYPSLRQTPLTYVPADDFLAKLYERQVHQELQKTLPRYGIQFFESSSEFDPSALPVPDSYIVSPKDVLGVYLYGVNSQNFSLQVEASGNLMIPRVGPVQVGGMSFADVKVLLADIVEKAYPNSGVALTMERFSSIQVTVTGEVTAPGAYNLLSLSTVKEAILSAQGVSEYGSLRAISIRRGGKVVHTVDLYDLIRKGASGSEFLLQSGDVVFVPSAHRLVSVAGMVKHRAVFELKSGEELDELIALAGGFLAGASQRGIELRRVDQQAERLAVRTIDWPKDTSTRLLDGDQLYVYPVDTGNILGVTLAGNVVRPGLREIPQGSTLGALFRQEIQRSGHEGTFLPSTYMDYLIVKRLDDMHRESLLRVNLALALQGDAAHDIALKHRDEVYVFNQTAIHEEPYVFVRGKVVSRPGKVRFVSGMGLADALNAAGIKHASITEKAFTKQDADDASLTDAKMTSRLQQISLRDTEQIFETKLSVDRQRVQVLSYGENGTEPSVRVVDMENEPDFILQPYDEVTFYNFFDRVPIATASVFGEVRDPGTYPITSESSLHDLIQVAGGITEKADPLKIELVRHVITAQGRQKIVDNITYAETSHTVLSAYDEVHIFRIPNWFDRKTVTLSGQVKYPGEYTIEDGETLASILTRAGGFTEKAFVRGAVFAREEVREQQIRQMRESMARIKQQLTVQSLEAAQVGERAEDKQRILQYVDQIDRQAQEFTPIGRVAMDIPQDLESLKNSPYNIALKDKDTLHIPSFTDTVSIMGEVLNPTTIVWRPDIDLDGYLALAGGFGPTADTKNVIVIRPDGSASNGDSLAAGGWWLTSRKSGIEKGTSIVVLPEIRTTSGISIWKDVTQIIYQLAVTAASLKTLGAL